A single Anopheles arabiensis isolate DONGOLA chromosome 2, AaraD3, whole genome shotgun sequence DNA region contains:
- the LOC120908615 gene encoding uncharacterized protein K02A2.6-like encodes MEWALQLNGIPTEKYADYARVHMGAELNNALKFLIAPKLPQEILYKDLRKTLETHFDKQRNKFVESIKIRQITQQQGESIAQFTLRLKQGAAHCDYGEFLDRMLIKQLLHGLMERGICDEIIAKNPVTFKDACEIASTLEATHNTAQEVNAGMPSVESTNKLGYEQPKTKKTPASRATSKPSKSTRRETSQDSDFKHVLTLNTVTHGLIRPTRAVYGAANIPAIWQRRMESVLQDLNNVVNFYDDIIVAAANFDNLLETLKGTLQKLKDNGLRLNRAKCVFAVPSLECLGHKIDRHGLHKSDKHIAAIRDAPRPNTSEELQLFLGKATYYSSFIPNLSTRARSLRDLLTAQTFEWNDDADEAYQDIKEALISPQVLVQYDPTLPVILATDASKTGLGAVLSHRLSDGTERPIAYASCTMSKTEQKYPQIDKEALAIVWAVKKFFHYLYARKFTLVTDHKPLTQILHPEKSLPTLCISRMANYADYLAHFNFDVVFKPTNLNTNADYCSRIPNNSNVNQFKDEGRSSGDDFEQFAHVQIEQLPVRAEHIARETRKDPHLGKILQHLEQGQNLGQYGYKAPESKYTIAANCLLFEHRVVIPSTLRQAILNDLHVAHFGIVRMKALARSYVYWPGIDADIEKTAKECHACARYGPTPPRFDSHHWEYPSAPWERIHIDFAGPVCNTMLLIVVDAFSKWVEVKLTNTITSAATIKILDELFATYGVPITVVSDNGTQFTAKEFKEFLQKSGVKYHKLTAPYHPATNGQAERYVQTVKNGLKAMGTTSANLTRNLNTFLQHFRKTPHAETKDSPAKLFLGRNIRTRLDLVRPQAVHASVSERQKAQFRPAFRTLPPGQSVYVLSGNTRMDKRIPATIFARLGDLHYDVLYNGQHLKRHIDQIRRFEMKTNDEEESSSAAIAPPVATTTTSTPLAVSSSTATRRKFSLRKASFLWPRSTVSPSRTRAGRNS; translated from the exons ATGGAATGGGCCCTGCAGCTGAACGGTATCCCTACCGAAAAGTATGCCGATTACGCGAGAGTCCACATGGGAGCCGAGTTAAACAACGCGCTAAAGTTCCTGATTGCACCGAAACTACCGCAAGAGATTCTGTACAAGGATCTCCGGAAAACGCTCGAAACGCATTTTGACAAACAGCGCAATAAATTTGTCGAAAGCATCAAGATCCGGCAAATTACGCAGCAGCAAGGAGAAAGCATCGCACAATTCACACTACGCCTGAAGCAGGGAGCTGCTCATTGTGATTACGGAGAGTTCTTGGACCGCATGCTCATCAAACAATTGCTACACGGACTAATGGAACGTGGTATTTGCGACGAGATTATCGCAAAGAATCCAGTAACATTTAAAGATGCATGTGAGATCGCCAGCACGCTGgaagcaacacacaacaccgcGCAGGAGGTTAACGCAGGGATGCCGTCCGTCGAATCAACGAATAAGTTGGGTTACGAGCAGCCGAAGACAAAGAAGACACCTGCATCTCGTGCTACGTCGAAGCCCAGCAAGTCAACGCGGCGAGAAACGTCCCAAG ACAGTGATTTCAAGCACGTCCTTACGCTAAACACTGTTACACATGGTCTCATCCGACCGACCAGAGCAGTGTATGGAGCCGCCAATATCCCAGCAATATGGCAAAGGCGTATGGAAAGCGTTCTGCAAGACCTAAACAATGTGGTCAATTTTTACGACGACATAATCGTAGCCGCAGCCAATTTCGACAACCTGCTCGAAACCCTCAAAGGTACACTACAGAAACTGAAAGATAACGGACTCCGGCTTAACCGAGCGAAATGTGTATTTGCTGTTCCTTCGTTAGAGTGTCTTGGTCACAAGATTGATCGCCATGGGTTGCACAAATCCGACAAACACATTGCCGCAATCCGTGATGCTCCACGTCCAAACACCTCGGAAGAGCTGCAGCTATTTTTAGGCAAAGCTACCTATTACAGTTCGTTCATTCCGAACCTTTCAACACGAGCTCGTAGCTTACGTGATTTGCTCACAGCGCAGACATTCGAATGGAATGACGACGCGGATGAAGCCTACCAAGATATTAAGGAAGCGCTAATCTCACCGCAAGTCTTGGTACAATACGATCCTACACTTCCCGTCATCTTAGCCACGGATGCCAGCAAAACCGGTTTGGGAGCCGTACTATCACACCGATTGTCTGACGGAACGGAACGCCCTATAGCTTATGCTAGCTGCACGATGTCCAAAACAGAGCAAAAGTATCCGCAGATAGACAAAGAGGCGTTAGCAATCGTGTGGGcagtgaaaaagttctttcactatttgtaTGCACGTAAATTTACTTTAGTGACGGACCATAAACCGCTAACACAAATTCTACACCCCGAGAAATCCCTTCCAACGTTGTGTATTAGCAGAATGGCGAATTATGCTGACTACTTGGCACACTTCAACTTCGATGTTGTATTCAAGCCTACAAATCTCAACACGAACGCTGACTACTGTTCGAGaattccgaacaattctaatGTCAACCAATTCAAAGACGAGGGAAGAAGCTCAGGCGACGATTTTGAACAATTTGCGCATGTCCAAATCGAACAACTGCCAGTAAGAGCAGAGCACATTGCTCGAGAAACACGCAAAGATCCTCACCTAGGAAAAATCCTTCAACACCTTGAGCAAGGTCAAAACCTCGGACAATATGGATACAAAGCACCCGAATCGAAGTACACAATCGCAGCCAACTGTTTACTCTTTGAGCACCGAGTAGTCATACCAAGCACACTACGTCAAGCCATTCTTAACGATTTGCATGTGGCACACTTCGGCATCGTTAGGATGAAAGCCTTAGCCCGATCATATGTCTACTGGCCCGGCATCGACGCCGATATAGAGAAAACAGCTAAGGAGTGTCACGCATGTGCTCGTTATGGACCAACACCTCCCAGGTTCGACAGCCATCACTGGGAGTATCCGAGTGCTCCCTGGGAGCGCATCCATATTGACTTCGCTGGTCCCGTATGCAACACTATGCTGTTAATTGTTGTCGACGCTTTTAGTAAATGGGTCGAAGTCAAGCTCACAAACACTATAacttcagcagcaacaattaAAATTCTAGACGAACTCTTTGCAACGTATGGAGTACCGATCACCGTAGTATCCGATAACGGTACTCAGTTCACCGCAAAGGAGTTTAAAGAGTTCCTGCAAAAGAGTGGAGTCAAATATCACAAACTCACCGCACCTTACCACCCAGCGACCAATGGACAAGCCGAACGTTATGTTCAAACGGTGAAAAATGGTCTCAAAGCTATGGGAACAACAAGCGCTAACCTCACACGCAACTTAAACACATTCCTACAGCATTTCCGTAAAACTCCACACGCCGAGACGAAAGACTCTCCAGCCAAACTGTTTCTTGGACGAAACATTCGTACTCGACTCGACCTCGTGAGACCACAAGCTGTTCACGCCAGTGTCTCCGAAAGACAAAAAGCCCAGTTCCGGCCTGCGTTTCGAACTTTGCCACCTGGACAGTCCGTCTACGTACTATCAGGCAACACGCGCATGGACAAGAGGATTCCGGCTACCATCTTCGCCCGATTGGGAGACCTACATTACGATGTGTTGTACAACGGTCAACATTTGAAGCGGCACATTGATCAAATTCGACGGTTTGAAATGAAGACCAACGATGAAGAAGAAAGTTCTTCAGCTGCAATCGCACCACCGGTTGCAACGACTACCACATCGACACCACTAGCTGTATCTTCAAGTACCGCTACTAGAAGAAAGTTCTCGCTTCGAAAGGCTTCGTTTCTATGGCCACGCAGCACCGTCAGCCCCAGCAGAACCAGAGCAGGTCGTAACAGCTGA